In the Nitrospira sp. genome, one interval contains:
- a CDS encoding radical SAM protein, with protein sequence MSSHGLVQIDGLSPIKKEDRKQSKVMLLFPPEWVPTAPYLALPMLTAVLREAGHQVVQRDINIEMYDHFFSMEFLIWVKGRLGMHLKPLQDKEKAGTLTEQEASQKAVLEDAYAVDVFDLAERAEDAKLVVRGERFYEAERLERALNTFREAMQYISAAYYPASLVFYPMESNLGYRPGVSQEVFACLDDERVNVYRDICNQLVLPSVSKERPAVIGISIGTQMQLMAGLTFCKMIKESFPEIRVVVGGNVVTRLQEEWAHHERFFTEVFDAAILYEGEHALLWYLEAVNGQRAIEQVPNLMYRDADGVKQSKEVYTEKTTALPLPDFDGLPLDRYFVPERIIPYLATRGCYWGRCTFCDHGQGYFDQYRGMSAQHVVEQVTALRDKYNCRHFLFSDESYPPALFKKVSQLLVDRNVGIKWTTLIRFEETLQDQAIWDLAAKAGCCTLYYGMESANERVLNLMDKHARKSVIQNNLHQAAKAGIWNHVMAFYGFPGETRDEALETRQFVIDNQPVIHSVELFYFVAYRHTPMVRNPEKFGITIHKQEEYDLPLDYYYTLNEPVGISCLDAMQLCEEFYKNDFQPWAVRVNSREHVFLYISKFGTNKLPQIYAATKDGAATEGVSGLVTWPMAVAEGTGEKDGETSLSRVVSHGVE encoded by the coding sequence ATGAGTAGTCACGGTCTTGTTCAAATCGACGGGCTGTCGCCGATCAAGAAAGAAGATCGGAAGCAGTCGAAGGTGATGTTGCTGTTTCCGCCCGAATGGGTGCCGACGGCGCCGTATCTCGCCTTGCCGATGTTGACGGCGGTGTTGCGCGAAGCCGGGCACCAAGTCGTGCAGCGCGACATCAACATCGAGATGTACGACCATTTCTTCAGCATGGAGTTTTTGATCTGGGTGAAGGGTCGCCTGGGCATGCACCTCAAGCCCCTTCAGGACAAGGAAAAGGCCGGGACGCTGACCGAGCAGGAAGCCAGCCAGAAAGCGGTGCTGGAAGACGCCTACGCGGTGGACGTGTTCGATCTCGCGGAGCGGGCCGAAGATGCGAAGCTGGTCGTGCGCGGCGAGCGGTTCTATGAGGCGGAGAGGCTGGAACGCGCGCTCAATACGTTTCGCGAAGCGATGCAGTACATCTCCGCTGCCTACTATCCGGCCTCGCTCGTGTTTTATCCGATGGAAAGTAATCTCGGTTACCGCCCCGGCGTCTCACAGGAGGTGTTTGCCTGTCTCGACGACGAGCGGGTGAACGTCTATCGCGACATCTGCAATCAATTGGTACTGCCCAGCGTGAGCAAGGAAAGGCCGGCGGTGATCGGCATCTCCATCGGCACGCAAATGCAGCTGATGGCCGGTCTCACGTTCTGCAAGATGATCAAGGAAAGTTTTCCGGAGATCCGCGTCGTAGTCGGCGGGAACGTCGTCACGCGGTTGCAGGAAGAATGGGCGCATCACGAGCGGTTCTTTACCGAGGTGTTCGACGCGGCCATTTTGTACGAAGGCGAGCATGCGCTGCTGTGGTATCTGGAGGCCGTGAACGGCCAGCGGGCGATAGAGCAGGTGCCCAACCTCATGTATCGCGACGCGGACGGCGTGAAGCAGAGCAAGGAAGTCTACACGGAGAAAACGACGGCGCTGCCGTTGCCGGACTTCGACGGCCTGCCGCTGGACCGCTATTTCGTCCCCGAGCGGATCATTCCCTACCTCGCCACGCGCGGCTGCTACTGGGGCCGGTGCACCTTCTGCGATCACGGCCAGGGCTATTTCGATCAGTACCGCGGCATGAGCGCCCAACATGTGGTGGAGCAGGTCACGGCGTTGCGGGATAAGTACAACTGCCGCCACTTCCTGTTTTCCGATGAGTCCTATCCGCCTGCGTTGTTCAAGAAGGTGTCGCAGTTGCTCGTGGATCGGAATGTCGGCATTAAGTGGACCACGTTGATCCGCTTCGAGGAAACCTTGCAGGACCAGGCAATTTGGGATCTGGCGGCGAAGGCCGGCTGCTGCACGTTGTACTACGGCATGGAGTCGGCGAACGAACGCGTGCTGAATCTTATGGACAAACATGCGCGGAAGAGCGTGATCCAGAACAATCTGCATCAGGCGGCCAAGGCGGGGATCTGGAACCACGTGATGGCGTTTTACGGGTTTCCCGGGGAGACGCGCGACGAGGCGCTGGAGACGCGGCAGTTCGTCATCGACAATCAGCCGGTGATCCATTCGGTAGAGCTATTTTATTTCGTGGCCTACCGCCATACGCCCATGGTGCGCAATCCGGAGAAGTTCGGCATCACGATTCATAAGCAGGAGGAGTATGACCTGCCGTTGGATTACTACTACACGCTGAATGAGCCGGTGGGGATTTCCTGCCTCGATGCGATGCAGCTCTGTGAGGAGTTTTACAAGAACGATTTTCAGCCCTGGGCGGTGCGGGTGAACAGCCGCGAGCATGTGTTCTTGTACATCTCCAAGTTCGGCACGAATAAGCTGCCGCAGATTTATGCGGCTACAAAGGACGGTGCCGCGACGGAAGGGGT